One window of the Schistosoma mansoni, WGS project CABG00000000 data, supercontig 0125, strain Puerto Rico, whole genome shotgun sequence genome contains the following:
- a CDS encoding Lipopolysaccharide kinase,putative, protein MTEKSDFLERNPEHNCEVENGISSPVDEHKHNHEPYSDKDEINDRNVLPEPAEGLGLKAQNRYLKAKVRVLLEENQKLNSQITHQNGEIVRMKSRMQELEEERNRLHRVTFAHSSQLEKMKKSLGETRVHCNELETEKTNYKKDYDSLKRNSDQQVFEIKSLTTRLNRAIEESDRYKAELDKVRSSTRESVGSMRHNMDNLMAENKRLEKQKSELISTFKKQMKLIDILRRQKMLIEASKCLQITEDEFLKALDCSSGIMLLAVVTALLLLTPWGLGKLNVKAAIRLEKLKSNKRKLTEMRLCTVHPFSIFLAEYYMSNPELFPDLLSDSVPNTLSLETLISQGAEARIYHTKLFHSTYTFPCIVKERFVKRYRHSTLDATLSMQRMRAEVRQLLRCREVGIDVPPVLLVDVRRRRIWLGEVGPNAVTLQDWFKKLSSLAVKSDLSTMDIQEKTASQLRNLTTALGRLLAQLHSNHIIHGDLTMSNILVQQVVFFRIVPVDFGLSSSSSGLTSQRLAEDKAVDLYVFERALTCGLDHKALSKITAAHSDLNTPESLLNLIIKSYRDNYVSTMLNDQQIKPKHDNTKSGGHLEKQENEVKEILNKLEDVRLRGRKRLMIG, encoded by the exons ATGACAGAAAAGAGCGACTTTCTGGAGAGAAATCCTGAGCATAATTGTGAAGTTGAAAACGGAATAAGTTCTCCTGTTGACGAACATAAACACAACCATGAG CCTTATTCAGACAAAGATGAAATAAACGACCGCAATGTTCTTCCAGAACCTGCCGAAGGTCTAGGTCTGAAAGCTCAAAATCGGTACCTGAAAGCAAAAGTCCGCGTACTATTAGAAGAAAATCAAAAGCTCAATTCACAGATTACTCATCAA AATGGTGAAATTGTTCGAATGAAAAGTCGTATGCAAGAACTGGAAGAAGAACGCAATCGGTTACATCGAGTCACATTTGCACATTCATCTCAGttagaaaaaatgaaaaaaagtttgGGCGAAACACGCGTTCACTGTAATGAACTAGAAACAGAAAAGACTAATTACAAAAAg GATTATGATTCACTGAAACGTAATTCTGATCAGCAAGTTTTCGAGATCAAATCTTTGACTACACGTCTTAATCGTGCAATTGAAGAATCTGATCGTTATAAAGCTGAATTAGACAAGGTCCGTTCATCTACACGTGAGAGCGTTGGATCTATGCGTCATAATATGGATAATTTAATGGCTGAAAATAAGCGGTTGGAAAAGCAGAAGTCCGAATTAATTTCAACATTTAAAAAGCAAATGAAATTGATCGATATATTGCGTAGACAAAAA ATGCTAATCGAAGCCTCGAAGTGCTTACAAATAACAGAAGATGAATTTCTGAAGGCTCTCGATTG TTCCTCGGGTATTATGTTACTTGCTGTAGTGACTGCATTACTTTTACTTACTCCATGGGGTTTAGGCAAACTTAAT GTGAAAGCTGCGATTAGATTGGAGAAATTGAAATCAAATAAACGAAAGCTTACTGAGATGCGACTGTGCACAGTTCATCCTTTTTCTATTTTCCTTGCAGAATATTACATGTCTAATCCAGAATTGTTTCCGGATCTACTATCTGACTCAGTTCCAAATACCTTGTCACTTGAGACTTTAATCAGTCAAGGAGCAGAGGCACGAATCTATCACACTAAGTTGTTCCATTCAACATATACGTTTCCATGTATTGTAAAGGAGAGATTTGTTAAACGGTATCGTCATAGTACATTGGATGCTACTTTGTCGATGCAGCGAATGCGAGCTGAAGTCAGGCAGCTGTTGCGTTGTAGAGAAGTGGGAATAGATGTCCCTCCAGTCCTTCTAGTTGATGTTCGACGACGTCGGATTTGGCTCGGTGAAGTTGGTCCAAATGCTGTCACACTTCAAGATTGGTTTAAAAAATTATCTTCTCTTGCAGTCAAATCAGATTTATCTACCATGGATATCCAGGAGAAAACAGCTTCACAGTTGCGAAATTTAACAACGGCATTAGGTCGATTACTAGCTCAGCTACATTCTAATCATATAATACATGGTGACTTGACTATGTCTAATATTCTTGTTCAACAGGTAGTTTT TTTTCGGATCGTTCCTGTAGATTTCGGACTTTCAAGCTCTTCTTCTGGATTAACCTCACAGCGTTTAGCAGAAGATAAAGCTGTGGATTTGTATGTATTTGAACGGGCCTTAACATGTGGTCTTGATCACAAAGCCCTGTCAAAAATTACCGCTGCCCACTCCGATTTAAATACTCCAGAATCTCTTCTGAATTTAATTATAAAGTCCTATCGTGATAATTATGTATCGACAATGCTGAATGATCAACAGATAAAGCCTAAACATGATAATACAAAATCAGGTGGTCATTTGGAAAAACAAGAAAACGAAGTCAAagaaattttaaacaaattggAGGACGTTCGACTTCGTGGTCGAAAACGTCTGATGATCGGTTGA